A region of Lycium barbarum isolate Lr01 chromosome 1, ASM1917538v2, whole genome shotgun sequence DNA encodes the following proteins:
- the LOC132616414 gene encoding uncharacterized protein LOC132616414 translates to MARVAKIDKKLNRYLLETGYHRWSQIDAIVKRTWILTSTIAESINNATMRARELPVAKLLNFMRKLVEIWNAKHNEEANNTFTDLTKKYQENIKDNRVRASIEFLHTVIDGSKRFRVCLQARTCSCGRFQLDEIPFKPFPCESTWNLPINVKEEIVLPPDYKRPATKRMKSFYEGKFKKSTMTCSRCSIEGHNTKTCSNIPQGN, encoded by the exons ATGGCGAGGGTAGCCAAAATAGATAAGAAGCTTAATAGATATTTGCTGGAAACTGGTTATCACAGATGGTCTCAGATAGATGCAATAGTAAAAAGAACATGGATATTGACTTCAACCATAGCTGAATCAATAAACAATGCTACTATGAGAGCTCGGGAACTGCCGGTGGCAAAATTACTAAATTTCATGAGGAAATTGGTTGAAATATGGAATGCGAAACACAACGAGGAAGCAAATAATACATTCACAGATCTTACTAAAAAGtaccaagaaaacatcaaggaTAATCGG GTACGAGCTTCCATTGAATTCCTACATACAGTTATTGATGGTTCTAAGAGGTTCAGAGTGTGCCTTCAAGCTAGGACGTGTAGTTGTGGAAGATTTCAACTGGATGAGATACCAT TTAAGCCTTTTCCATGCGAAAGTACATGGAATTTACCAATTAATGTAAAGGAAGAGATTGTGTTGCCACCAGATTACAAAAGACCAGCTACCAAAAGAATGAAATCATTTTATGAGGGAAAATTCAAGAAATCAACAATGACGTGCAGCAGATGTAGTATAGAAGGTCACAATACGAAGACTTGTAGCAATATTCCACAGGGCAATTAA